Proteins found in one Hirundo rustica isolate bHirRus1 chromosome 9, bHirRus1.pri.v3, whole genome shotgun sequence genomic segment:
- the LOC120756677 gene encoding 14 kDa phosphohistidine phosphatase-like, with protein MAPAPPPPPSRPRGGSAMAAVRDVEIDPEGTFKYILVRLQRPGGGEQRDIVRGTKAAEFHNHIFEKVNPEMEKLGYECKCLGGGKIEHNSKDKKIRVFGLSTGYGKADHSVTVEILKKEYTDYEITWSDDKK; from the exons AtggcgcccgccccgcccccgccgccctcccgcCCCCGCGGCGGCAGCGCCATGGCGGCCGTGCGGGACGTGGAGATCGACCCCGAGGGCACCTTCAAGTACATCCTGGTGCGCCTGCAGCGCCCGGGCGGCGGCGAGCAGCGGGACATCGTCCGTGGCACCAAGGCGGCCGAGTTCCACA ATCATATATTTGAAAAAGTAAATCCCGAGATGGAAAAGCTGGGATATGAGTGCAAGTGccttggaggagggaaaatTGAACATAATagcaaagacaagaaaatcAGGGTATTTGGGCTCTCAACA GGCTATGGAAAAGCAGATCACTCAGTGACTGTAGAGATACTGAAGAAAGAGTATACAGATTATGAAATCACATGGTCAGATGACAAGAAATAA
- the METTL18 gene encoding histidine protein methyltransferase 1 homolog, whose protein sequence is MDFQFNFAVDENENSETDADFLLLCSPKHKQESKEKSRENADPAADSSPKLAPAKHQDETAPEKNHCVKAAKEHSIPEDLNKVLENKVMETVLDLSHVKLSVVEMTCSGDADSEGIVSKSVSSHSDLIPGVYEGGLKIWECTFDLMDYFSEAEIEFTNKTVLDLGCGAGLLGIAALRGEAARVHFQDYNSTVIDEITLPNVVANCTSEGRRMSSGKDRKASKPPSKKPRKAEGSPDMLNRCRFFSGEWSQVSQLLLNSNKPCSKYDVILTSETIYNPDYYSALHDTLAQLLDRNGRVYLASKVHYFGVGGGIYLFEKFIEEKNVFRTSMVKTIDQGLQRCIMEIAFKNTC, encoded by the coding sequence atggattttcaatttaattttgctgttgaTGAAAATGAGAACAGTGAGACAGATGCTGACTTTTTACTGCTGTGCTCTCCAAAACACAAGCAGGAatcaaaagaaaagagcagggaaaatgcCGATCCTGCAGCAGACTCCAGCCCGAAGCTGGCTCCTGCTAAGCACCAGGATGAGACCGCTCCAGAGAAAAACCACTGTGTGAAAGCTGCCAAGGAGCACAGCATTCCCGAAGATCTCAACaaagttttggaaaataaagtCATGGAAACAGTATTGGACCTGTCTCACGTAAAGCTATCTGTAGTGGAAATGACATGCTCGGGTGACGCCGACAGCGAAGGCATCGTGTCCAAAAGTGTTTCTTCTCACTCTGATCTCATCCCAGGAGTCTACGAAGGAGGGTTGAAAATCTGGGAATGCACCTTTGATCTCATGGACTACTTTTCGGAGGCTGAAATAGAATTTACCAACAAGACTGTGTTGGATCTTGGCTGCGGGGCTGGATTGCTGGGAATTGCTGCTTTACGGGGTGAAGCTGCCAGAGTCCATTTTCAGGACTACAACAGCACAGTGATTGATGAAATAACCTTGCCTAACGTGGTGGCCAACTGTACCAGTGAAGGCAGGAGGATGAGCAGtgggaaagacagaaaagccAGCAAGCCTCCTTCAAAGAAGCCCAGGAAAGCAGAGGGCTCACCTGATATGCTCAACaggtgcagatttttttctggagagtGGTCTCAAGTCAGCCAGCTCCTGTTAAACAGCAACAAACCCTGTTCAAAGTACGATGTAATTCTCACCTCTGAGACCATCTATAACCCTGACTACTACAGTGCTCTGCATGATACACTGGCTCAGCTCTTGGATAGAAATGGCCGTGTGTATTTGGCAAGCAAAGTGCATTATTTTGGAGTTGGTGGTGGTATCTATCTCTTTGAGAAATTCATTGAAGAGAAAAACGTGTTTAGAACCAGTATGGTTAAAACGATTGATCAGGGACTACAGCGATGCATTATGGaaattgcctttaaaaataCCTGTTAA
- the SELE gene encoding E-selectin, whose product MICLQFLSLLTYGLTVLQGVNGWTYHYSDTNMTYREAELWCRKKYTNLVAIQNKEEIKHLNAFLPYNPGYYWIGIRKINDVWTWTGTNKELTEEARNWASGEPNGKGNNEDCVEIYIKRGKDDGKWNDEQCEKKKVALCYTASCNPSLCSGHGECIETINNHTCHCNPGFYGPECEFVKSCDPLKKPDHGSLECQHPLGDFSYNSSCTVGCEEGYELTALESVHCTSAGLWSAPLAACQAVTCPALEIPAHGAVNCSHPSVQLTWGTTCEFTCEEGFTLTGPATLQCGSSGAWDRQQPTCAAVRCEAVPGPAEGSVSCDHAPADLTSGSRCDFQCSEGYVLEGSSSTVCLPQGQWSEPVPKCKAVTCPALEIPAHGAVNCSHPSVQLTWGTTCEFTCEEGFTLTGPATLQCGSSGAWDRQQPTCAAVRCEAVPGPAEGSVSCDHAPADLTSGSRCDFQCSEGYVLEGSSSTVCLPQGQWSEPVPKCKVIQCEPLSSPENGSMDCSHGAGIFTYNTSCHFSCLEGWSLNGSRVLECSHSGNWSASPPTCEASDQASYISVGIAATSASLLSTASFLLWLARRFRRKAKKFIPFRNWQETASEGSFQSAGQNV is encoded by the exons ATGATTTGCTTGCAGTTCCTGTCTCTTCTTACCTATG GACTTACAGTGCTGCAGGGGGTGAATGGGTGGACATACCATTATTCAGACACAAACATGACCtacagggaagcagagctgtggtgcAGAAAGAAGTATACTAACCTGGTTGCCATCCAGAACAAGGAGGAAATCAAGCATCTCAATGCCTTCCTACCCTACAATCCGGGTTACTACTGGATTGGaatcagaaaaattaatgaTGTGTGGACCTGGACTGGAACTAACAAAGAACTGACAGAAGAAGCAAGAAACTGGGCTTCAGGGGAGCCAAATGGCAAAGGGAACAACGAGGACTGTGTTGAGATCTACATCAAAAGAGGGAAGGATGATGGCAAATGGAATGATGAGCAGTGTGAGAAAAAGAAGGTGGCCTTGTGCTACACAG cttcTTGCAACCCATCTCTCTGCAGTGGCCATGGTGAATGCATAGAGACTATCAACAATCACACCTGCCATTGCAACCCTGGCTTCTATGGGCCTGAATGCGAGTTTG TTAAGAGTTGTGATCCACTAAAGAAACCTGATCATGGGAGCCTTGAGTGCCAACATCCATTGGGGGACTTCAGCTACAACTCGTCCTGCACAGTTGGGTGTGAGGAGGGCTATGAGCTGACTGCACTGGAATCTGTTCACTGTacctctgctgggctctggtcTGCCCCCCTTGCAGCATGCCAAG CTGTGACCTGTCCTGCCTTGGAAATTCCTGCCCATGGGGCTGTGAACTGCTCCCATCCCTCTGTGCAGCTCACCTGGGGAACCACCTGTGAGTTCACCTGTGAGGAAGGCTTTACCCTGACAGGACCAGCTACGCTGCAGTGTGGCTCCTCTGGGGcctgggacaggcagcagcCAACCTGTGCAG ctgtgagGTGTGAGGCTGTCCCGGGGCCAGCAGAAGGCTCTGTGAGCTGTGACCACGCTCCTGCAGACCTCACCTCTGGCTCCCGCTGTGATTTCCAGTGCAGTGAGGGATATGTCCTGGAGGGCTCATCCAGCACTGTGTGCCTGCCACAGGGACAGTGGTCAGAGCCAGTGCCCAAATGCAAAG CTGTGACCTGTCCTGCCTTGGAAATTCCTGCCCATGGGGCTGTGAACTGCTCCCATCCCTCTGTGCAGCTCACCTGGGGAACCACCTGTGAGTTCACCTGTGAGGAAGGCTTTACCCTGACAGGACCAGCTACGCTGCAGTGTGGCTCCTCTGGGGcctgggacaggcagcagcCAACCTGTGCAG ctgtgagGTGTGAGGCTGTCCCGGGGCCAGCAGAAGGCTCTGTGAGCTGTGACCACGCTCCTGCAGACCTCACCTCTGGCTCCCGCTGTGATTTCCAGTGCAGTGAGGGATATGTCCTGGAGGGCTCATCCAGCACTGTGTGCCTGCCACAGGGACAGTGGTCAGAGCCAGTGCCCAAATGCAAAG TCATACAGTGTGAACCCCTGAGCTCTCCTGAGAACGGTTCTATGGATTGCTCCCACGGGGCTGGGATCTTCACCTACAACACCTCCTGCCACTTCAGCTGCCTTGAAGGATGGAGTCTCAATGGCTCTCGTGTTCTTGAGTGCAGCCATTCAGGAAACTGGAGCGCCAGCCCGCCCACCTGTGAAG CCTCTGACCAAGCCAGCTACATCTCCGTGGGCATAGCAGCCacttctgcctctctgctgtCCACAGCTTCATTCCTCCTTTGGCTTGCAAGGCGCTTCAGGAGAAAAG CAAAGAAGTTTATTCCTTTCAG GAACTGGCAGGAAACAGCCAGTGAAGGCAGTTTCCAAAGTGCTGGCCAGAATGTCTAA